In Dendropsophus ebraccatus isolate aDenEbr1 chromosome 14, aDenEbr1.pat, whole genome shotgun sequence, the following proteins share a genomic window:
- the ZHX3 gene encoding zinc fingers and homeoboxes protein 3: protein MASKRKSTTPCMIPIKTLAVESNAEISEENAKDESREIIPATNLMDSETDLLTNGHENLDGMSFFCKYCNYGSNETGPFVEHMNTKHLDFRDDPSYVCIACSFLVKDPKELENHNSDSHTGNCDLSWTVAKHENYTVVEQSVSTKRVSRSEVRADDYSDIAITKRPIMKIKHKQEAKKMISNHVGDEFEKKSRTALRNGSVTSTTVNNIVNSTILNGSIIGTVPVLQTGVTQLVSLNSPQTVIQPKLSTTILTPVLPKSSVQKSQQLPTAKSLPKVMIPLSSIPTYNSTMDSNCFLKNSFNKFPYPTKAELCYLTVVTKYPEEQIKIWFTAQRLKQGISWSPEEIEDSRKKMFNTVIQSIPQPVPQPTITVLNAPLVANANNVQQFIQAALPGQIVSQPQGAGGLLVTQPILTNGIQGTATTIPITVPSVTSEETTTKASMASLSGLDFDYQTTTSPGMPSPNAFDPSGRCKKSRQQLGALKNSFCKSQFPSHSEVARLTRITGLTTREVRKWFSDKRYHFRNKPPPYMMGMSDQVADPNSDMMYTMLKDSDTDFALPPSHAAHTPSHTHHPRRQSWHQSPDFTVTRYKERAPEQIRALESSFAQSSEPSEEEVNRLRTETKMTRREIDGWFSEKRKKVAEVLKREKARYEEEEVVSAEEMEISDVKPLDDPPSSIVENSSAVSERKVNPIKINLKALRVTESGDNLESSKDDYTAPSNGGSRPSTPQKGRPSMKKTAKQRDSLKQVFVKTQWPSTEEYDKLVEQTGLSRSEIVRWFGDSRYSFKNGNLKWYENYKKVFADNKPLYVKPLLDYYRKWHALREDDLDDLCYKTGMSADEIRSWITQKLEASKQLPVGEGGDDPPPVCDEIPEEKIQDGCLEPSENSESCEPSPQETSADLAPSQPSVVQLETD, encoded by the exons atggCCAGCAAAAGAAAGTCTACCACCCCTTGTATGATACCCATCAAGACATTAGCAGTGGAGAGTAACGCGGAAATATCGGAAGAGAACGCCAAAGATGAATCACGAGAAATAATACCAGCCACTAATCTAATGGACAGTGAGACTGACCTACTAACTAATGGACATGAGAACCTTGATGGGATGAGTTTCTTCTGTAAATACTGTAACTACGGCTCCAATGAGACTGGCCCATTTGTTGAACACATGAACACCAAGCACCTTGACTTTAGAGACGATCCTTCATACGTTTGCATTGCGTGTAGCTTTCTAGTAAAAGACCCCAAGGAACTGGAAAATCACAACTCCGATAGTCATACTGGGAACTGTGATCTCTCCTGGACTGTGGCCAAGCATGAGAATTACACTGTCGTGGAACAAAGCGTCAGTACCAAACGCGTCAGTCGGTCGGAAGTACGTGCTGACGATTACTCGGACATAGCGATTACTAAAAGGCCTATAATGAAGATAAAACACAAGCAAGAAGCTAAGAAAATGATTTCAAACCACGTGGGGGACGAGTTTGAGAAAAAAAGCCGCACAGCACTTAGGAATGGGTCCGTTACTAGTACCACTGTCAACAATATTGTCAATTCTACCATTCTAAATGGTTCCATAATAGGAACGGTCCCCGTACTGCAAACAGGGGTGACGCAGTTAGTATCCTTAAACTCACCGCAGACCGTGATACAGCCAAAACTCTCCACAACAATCCTCACACCGGTTCTGCCTAAATCTTCTGTCCAGAAAAGTCAACAACTTCCCACCGCCAAATCCCTCCCGAAAGTCATGATTCCTCTGAGCAGCATTCCGACGTACAACTCGACTATGGACTCAAACTGTTTCCTGAAGAACTCGTTCAATAAATTCCCTTACCCCACAAAAGCCGAGCTGTGCTACCTCACAGTGGTGACAAAATACCCAGAGGAACAGATCAAAATCTGGTTCACGGCACAAAGACTTAAACAGGGCATTAGTTGGTCACCTGAGGAGATTGAAGACTCGAGAAAGAAAATGTTTAATACGGTAATCCAGTCCATTCCTCAGCCCGTACCGCAGCCAACTATAACCGTTCTTAATGCACCACTCGTAGCAAATGCGAATAACGTTCAACAATTCATCCAAGCTGCTCTTCCAGGCCAGATTGTCAGTCAGCCGCAAGGAGCGGGGGGTTTGCTTGTAACTCAGCCCATTCTAACAAATGGAATTCAAGGGACAGCTACTACAATCCCTATAACGGTGCCCTCTGTTACCTCAGAGGAAACCACGACCAAGGCCAGTATGGCATCCTTATCGGGGCTAGACTTTGATTACCAGACAACTACATCTCCAGGTATGCCGTCGCCAAATGCGTTTGATCCTAGTGGACGGTGCAAAAAGTCGCGACAGCAGCTGGGCGCGCTGAAAAACAGCTTTTGCAAAAGCCAATTTCCTTCACATAGCGAAGTTGCAAGACTGACGCGAATCACAGGTTTGACAACGAGAGAGGTCAGGAAATGGTTTAGCGATAAAAGATATCATTTCCGCAACAAACCACCCCCTTATATGATGGGCATGAGTGACCAAGTAGCCGACCCAAACTCTGACATGATGTATACCATGCTAAAAGACTCTGACACAGATTTTGCACTCCCACCAAGTCACGCTGCGCACACACCGTCACACACGCACCATCCAAGGAGACAGTCGTGGCATCAGTCACCAGACTTCACAGTCACGAGATACAAGGAGAGGGCACCGGAGCAGATCAGAGCTTTGGAAAGTAGTTTTGCACAAAGTAGTGAACCCTCCGAGGAGGAGGTCAATCGGCTACGGACTGAGACTAAAATGACACGACGCGAAATAGATGGCTGGTTCTCAGAAAAACGCAAAAAAGTGGCTGAAGTACTCAAGCGAGAGAAAGCTCGGtatgaagaggaggaggtggtTTCTGCCGAGGAAATGGAGATCTCCGACGTCAAACCTCTAGATGATCCCCCATCTTCCATTGTAGAAAACAGCTCTGCCGTATCAGAGAGAAAGGTTAACCCAATAAAAATCAATCTAAAAGCTCTTCGTGTCACAGAGTCAGGGGACAACTTGGAGAGCTCAAAAGACGATTATACCGCACCCAGCAATGGCGGCAGTAGGCCATCCACACCGCAGAAAGGTCGACCATCCATGAAGAAAACCGCCAAGCAGAGGGATAGCTTAAAGCAAGTGTTTGTTAAAACCCAGTGGCCGTCGACTGAGGAGTACGATAAACTGGTGGAGCAGACAGGACTATCGCGATCAGAAATCGTACGCTGGTTTGGGGACTCCAGGTATTCCTTTAAAAATGGCAATTTGAAGTGGTATGAAAACTATAAGAAAGTCTTTGCAGACAATAAACCTCTGTATGTAAAACCGCTCTTGGATTATTACCGTAAATGGCACGCATTGAGGGAGGACGACCTCGATGATCTGTGCTACAAGACGGGCATGTCCGCCGATGAGATCAGGTCTTGGATCACACAGAAATTGGAAGCCAGCAAACAGCTTCCGGTGGGTGAGGGCGGGGATGATCCGCCGCCTGTCTGCGATGAGATACCGgaggagaaaatacaggatggGTGTCTAGAGCCGTCTGAAAACAGCGAGTCATGCGAGCCCAGTCCTCAGGAAACCAGTGCGGATTTAGCGCCATCTCAGCCATCCGTTGTCCAGCTAG AAACTgactga